A segment of the Candidatus Synechococcus calcipolaris G9 genome:
AACCTAGCCTATGACAGAACTATGTCACAGCTATGGAGGGAATGCAACATTATTATATTTTTGGAAATTAATTATCCGAAAAACACGGCAACAAAAACCCCTCGCCTAAGCTCTAACAACCCAGGCAAGGGAAAACAAACAATTAAATAGATTTAGTGATAAAAACCAGTCTCTATCTAGACCAATTGCAGCGATCGCGGTTGTTTCTCGAACATATGAATGGTATCCACAAACCGAGCCGTTTTTGACTGGGTGGAAATAACCAGAGACTCGGTGCGCGCGCCCCCATTAAAGAAACGTACCCCTTTCATCAGCACCCCTGGGGTAATGCCACAGGCGGCAAAGAGAACGGTATTGCCCGAAGCTAGTTCGTGGGCATCATAAACTCGATCGGGGTCACTAATCCCAGCGGCTTTCAGTTGCTCTAGGTTCCCTTCTTTGGTTTTATTCGCCCATTCCTTCGTGACGACGATCGCCGGATCATAGACTAACTGACCCTGGAAGTGTCCTCCCAAGGCCCGCATGGCCGCCGCAGAAATGACCCCTTCCGGTGCAGCACCAATTCCCATCAGGGCGTGGATATTGGTTCCCGAAAAGGCACAGGACAAGGCCGCTGAGACATCTCCATCGGAAATGAGTTGTACCCGTGCCCCGGCATCGCGGATCTCTTGAATGAGACCAGTATGGCGATCGCGCTTCATCACCACAATCACCAATTCATCGATCGCCCGCTCCAGGCACTCAGACAAAATTTTCAGGTTTTCAGTGGCGGATTTACGAATATCCACTTTACCTTTGGCGGCCGGCGGGGCTGCCAGTTTTTTCATATAAAAATCAGGGGCGGCAAATAGACCACCTTTTTCAGAAATTGCTAGGACGGCCATGGAGCCAGGCTGGCCATAGGCACAGAGATTGGTTCCTTCGCAGGGATCCACGGCAATGTCAATTTCAATAAGTTCATCAGGGTTACAGAAATCTTTAGCGTTTTCCTGGGTACAAATGCCCACATCTTCGCCAATATAGAGCATGGGGGCTTCATCCCGTTCCCCTTCGCCAATAACGATTTTGCCACGCATATGGACTTCATTCATCCGTTTCCGCATGGCATCCACGGCTACCTGATCCGCCATATTTTTATCGCCCTTTCCCATCCACCGGGCTGAGGCGATGGCGGCCTGCTCGACCACTTCAATAATTTCTAAGCCAATAACGTTGTCCACACTGCCCTCCTAAATGCGATGAATACCAGTCTAAAGTCTATTGAATGCTGGGTTTGATCTAGCCAATGGCCCACAAAGCTCTTTAGCGGGTGATTAGGTGTTTCCTCGCAGCATCCAGGGATGGATAGTCTGCATGGTGCGCTGTGCCACCCTTGCTGGTCGTTGTATCAAGTCTCTCACGCTTTGACCTCACTACACTAATTTGACGGGTTCAGTCAGGGCAAAACCATGAACTATCCGTCCTGGGGCGATCGCCAGGAACATCCCTTCAGCCTGTTATATTAGCCATACCCCTAGGTTTTAGAATGGAATCATATATTTTTCACCAAAAATTTTATGACAAGTAGTAGCCCGGAACCTTCCCACAATGGGTTTTCTGCCCTCATGCATAACCCCAATTTTCTGAAACTTTGGGGAGGGCAAATTATTTCCCAACTTGGGGATAAAATTTTTCTGGTTCTATTGATTACCTTGGTGACGAACTACCATGCCCCCACGATTCTGGCGGGTTCCTTGGCTTCGGCAATCATGGTGGCGAATACATTGCCAGCAGTCTTTTTTGGCTCTACGGCGGGTATTTTCGTGGATCGCTACCCGAAGCGGGAAATCCTCAGCATTACCAACATTTTGCGGGGATTACTGGTTTTCACGATCATTATCATGCCCAAATACTTTGTTCTTTTACTGTTGATTGCCTTTTTAGAATCCGTCTTGACCCAGTTTTTTGCCCCCGCAGAACAGGCGGCGATTCCCTTACTCGTCAAGGAAGAGAATTTACTCTCGGCCAATGCCCTATTTATTACGACAATGATGGGTTCCCTGGTGGTGGGATTTGCGGTGGGAGAACCCCTACTCAGTTGGGTGAGTTCCTGGGGAGGCGGCAATGCCCGGGAGTTTTTGGTGGGGGGGTTATACGTGGCGGCGGGACTTTTACTTAGTTTGATTCGTCATCGGGAAACCATCCATAAAAGTGATAAAAAGCTGGATGTCTGGGGAGACCTGAAGGACGGCTTTCATTATCTGCGCCATCATCCTCGCCTGGGGAATGCCATGGTGCAATTAACGATTTTGTACTGTGTCTTTGCGGCATTAACGGTTTTGGCGGTGGGTTTAGCCCAGGATATTGGTTTGCGGGCGAATCAGTTTGGCTTTCTGTTGGCGGGGGCCGGTGTCGGGCTGATTTTCGGAGCAGGGATTTTGGGGCAATGGGGCGATCGCTTCCGGGGGAGGCCCTTACCGCTGTGTGGTTTTTTGGGGATGTCCGTTGTCCTATTTATTTTCGCCTTTGTCCATCATCTGTGGCTGGGGTTAAGTTTAAGCGTTGTCCTTGGAGTGGCTGCATCCTTAATTGGTGTGCCTATGCAAACCTTAATTCAAATCGAGACACCCGCCGAAATGCGGGGAAAAGTCTTTGGTTTCCAGAATAATATTGTCAATATTGCCCTGAGCTTACCCTTGGCCTTGGCAGGGATTCTCTCGGATTTAGTGGGACTACGAATTGTGCTGATGAGTATGGGGTTGATTGTGGCGATCGCTGGGATTTGGTCTTGGCGCAATACTCGTAAGGTTTTGATCGATATACTTTGAAGCTCTTCCCAGGTTGATGTCGTTTACTGGGGGAAATTTCGTGATTAGCAGACCAAAAATCGGTGTAAGCAGCGACATCCTGATTGTTCCTGTCATACTCTGCTAGTCTGTGCCATGTTAAGGTTAGGCATGGCATCTGAGAAAAATTATGGCTACCTCACCCATCGAAGTCCAAGTTGGAGCCAGTGGCCGTTTAGTCATTCCCGCCCCTTTACGACATGAGCTTGACCTAAAATCTGGCGATCGGTTGATTGGACGCATTGAAGATGGACGGCTGATTTTTGAAAAACGGGAAACGATTATCCAGCGACTTAAAGGTCAATTTGCTGATCTCCGGGGACAAGAGGTGATTGATGACCTGATTGCCCAACGCCGTTTAGAAGCCGAACCAGAAGTGTTGAGTGTGTTAGTAAAATTCACATAACAATTCAAAGAATATGAAGACAAAATAGTGACTTTGTTTGGGCATTTTCTTTTTACTCTGAACTTGTGTGTCAGCAGTTTTTCCCTACTCAGAATCTTGCAGCTTTCAAATATTATTGAATATAATCGAAAAATAATCACCACAACTAACCCATTCCCAATTTCCTAAAAAATGGCTCAATCCGAAGCACAACTCGAACAAAGTCTGATCGAGCCTATAACTGGAATGAGTTACCAACCCATTACTGTCCGAAATGTCGAAGACCTCAAAGCCACTCTTGAAAACCAACTAGAAAAACTGTTTATGTAGATTGTTAAGATCAAGCCAACTAACCCGAATCTACGCCTGTCCAACGCAACTGCAAATTACAAGAGTGAATGAATCATGATCACAGCCAAAGAAGATTTCTCCACCCTAACCCCCGAAGAATATTTCATTTGGGAAGAAAAGCAACTTGAAAAACACGAACTGATCAACGGCCAAGCTTATGCTATGGGCGGCGGTAGCGTTAACCATGGCCGCATTGCCATCCGCATCACTACACTATTCTCCAATCATTTAGAAAATAGCCCCTGCGAAACGGGTAACTCCGACTTGCGGATCAATATTGTTGGCACAAATAACTATACCTACCCCGATGCCAGTGTCACCTGTGACGATCGCGATAAAATTACTACCCAATACATCACTTATCCCTGCCTAATCGTTGAAGTTCTATCTCCCAGCACCGAAGCCTACGATCGCGGCGGCAAATTCAGATTGTATCGCAACAACCCCGTCTTACAGGATTACCTATTGGTTAGCTCCACCAGCATCGAAATGGACTTGTATCATAAAAATGAGTCCGGCGACTGGATCATTATCAACTATCAAGCGGGCGATACCATTGAACTAAAAAGCATCAATCTCAGCTTTCCCATTGAGCAAGCGTATCGTGGTCTTGACCTAACCCTAGACACCTCAACTTAAACATTCGGAAAAACTAAGGCAAGGTCAAAAACCTGTTCAGGGCATAGGGGAAATTCCACACATCCAGTCGTTGGGATGATTCGTCTATTGAGATAGCCAAACTGAGCCAGCGTAATTGGGGCGGGTTCGCTGTATACCTCCAGAATGCGATCGCTCACATTAAACAACCAATAATGGGGAATCATTGCCTCGGCATAGAGGGAAAGCTTGACCGTGCGATCGTACTCCAAGGACGAATCCGCCACTTCGATGACGAGGAGCGTTGCCGCAGGGGTTGGATGGGCAGATTCATAATCATCATCTTGGTTTTGGACGATCGCAAAATCCGGCTCTGGTTCTCCATCAAACCCAAGGGTGATCGGAGCTTGACATCGAAGGGTTGCCCGATCTCCAAGAATGGGGGGTAAGGCCCTAAGCAATCGAGTGATACAGGTTTCGTGGGCGGTTCCCTTCGCTGCCATTTGCATCAACTCTCCCCGAATCAGTTCAATGTGATCGTCCTCACTCAAAAAACCCAGATCTACTAAGCGATGATAATCTTTCACCGTCAATCGCAGCTTCTGGGGCATTGGCATGGATGAGGTAGGGGCCGTCATCATTGAATCTCTTTACCGGTATTCAGGTTTACGGGTATCCAGGATATGGGTCGTCGACATTGATCCTTTGTCAAAAATATAACCATAAATGCATTCAATATCTAATTCACGAAATTTTAATTAATAATTTGCAACATTTGTCCAAATAGGTATATATTCTTAATTAACACAACTTAATACTTGGCTGTTTCATCCCAAATGGGGGTTGATGAATGGATACTCAATTTCCCTGGCTAACGCTGATTACCTTACTGCCCTTAGGGGCTGCGCTCTTCATTCCGTTATTGCCAGATCAGGACGGTCGCACGGTTCGCTGGTATGCCCTAGGGATTGGTTTACTGGACTTTGTGTTAGCGGCAGCGGTTTTTGCCCAGCACTACGATATGCAAACAGCCCAAGTACAACTGGCGGAGTCCTATGCCTGGATTCCCCAAATTGGCTTGAATTGGTCCTTGGCAGTGGATGGTCTATCCATGCCCCTCATCCTATTAACGGGTCTTATTAACACCGTGGCTATTTTTGCCGCCTGGCAAGTTAAGCACAAGTCTCGCCTCTTTTACTTTTTAATGCTCGCTCTCTACAGCGCTCAAATTGGCGTATTTGCGGCCCAGGATTTACTACTATTCTTCCTTGTTTGGGAAATTGAACTGGTTCCCGTCTATTTGCTCATCTCTATTTGGGGCGGGCCAAAACGGCAATATGCTGCCACTAAGTTCATTATCTACACCGCCGTTGGTTCTCTCTTTATTCTGTTGGCGGGCTTGGCAATGGCCTTCTACGGTGGCAATTTCACCCTAGACATGACGGCTTTGGGCTTGAAGGATTATCCCCTCACCTTGGAACTGCTGGCCTACGCAGGATTTCTCCTCGCCTTTGGGGTAAAACTACCTATTTTCCCGCTCCATACCTGGCTACCGGATGCCCATGGCGAAGCATCTGCCCCTGTGTCGATGGTCTTGGCCGGTGTTCTTCTGAAAATGGGGGGCTATGGTCTGATTCGTTTCAATACCCAAATGTTGCCCGATGCCCATATCTACTTTGCACCGGTGATTATTGCCCTAGGGGTTGTGAATATTGTCTACGGTGCCCTAACTGCCTTTGGTCAAGACAACTTGAAGCGGCGGTTAGCCCATTCTTCAATTTCCCATATGGGGTTTGTACTCCTAGGCATTGGCTCCCTAAATAGTGTTGGTTTGAACGGTGCGATGCTGCAAATGCTCTCCCATGGATTAATTGCAGCGGTTCTCTTCTTCTTAGCCGGTGTCACCTACGATCGCACCCATACCCTTGCCATGGAAAAAATGGGGGGCATGGCCCAAGTCATGCCGAAAACCTTTGCTCTCTTTACCGCCGGCTCCATGGCCTCCTTGGCCTTGCCGGGGATGAGTGGATTTGTGAGTGAGTTAACGGTATTTATCGGTCTTACCAGTAGTGATGCCTTTACCAGTAGTTTCAAAATGGGCGTTATCTTTTTAGGGGCGGTGGGCTTACTCCTAACACCCGTCTATCTGTTGTCCATGCTACGGCGAGTCTTCACGGGCAATCAACAGGGGGATATGTTTGATAAATACATGGCTGATGCCAATCCCCGCGAGGTGTTTATTGCGGTTTCCTTGCTCCTACCCATTTTAGCGGTGGGTTTATATCCCAAGCTGGCCACCCAAACCTACGATGTGACAACCACGGCCCTGGCAGCCCAGGTGCATCAAGCCCTGCCGGCGATCGCCCAGGAACAGGTTCCCCTCTATGCCCAACTCACCCATTCAGCTCCAGAGATTCCCCTCTCGGCAACGGCGATCGCCCGCTTCTAGTCCCAGGATTCCCTGAGTGAGTAGCTGACGCAATTAATAGAGTGAATTAATTTCTGTTGTTCCCTGATTATTTTAGAATTGAGAAAACATAGTTGCCGTCACGCTGCCCTGACCTAATCTAGGGACTCTATGCATTGGCGGATGATGAGGATAAGACGTGGGATCGCACCATTCCCTAGAACTGATCAGTGATTTGGCACAGGTGGATCAACTCTTGGAATGGTTTAACTCCCTTTGTCCTGCAACCGTTCCCAGTAGTGATTGGTTAGGCCTGCAACTCGCCCTCGTGGAAGCCTTTACCAATGCAGTACGCCACGCCCACCGCGATCGCCCCCAGGAAACACCAATTCACATTGAGCTTTGGGTGAGCGATCAAGAGGTGGAACTCCACCTGTGGGACTGGGGACAGCCCTTTGACCTAGAAAGCCGAATCCGTGCGTTACCCCACAAAATAGCTCCAGACTCCGAGGGGGGGCGGGGCTTAAAACTCCTTGCGAATATTGCCGATGAATTGCACTACGAACGGATGACCGATGGGCGCAACCGCTTGACTTTGCGTAAAAACCTTTAGGATAGTTAGGGATCGGAACTTTTTCTATCGCCCTCTGGAATCATCAATCCTTATGTCTGAACTAAACGACATTCAACCCACCCCTGAAGAAGCCTCTAAAAACGGAACTGGAGCCGCCCGCCAACTCTTGGGCATGAAAGGAGCCAAAGCGGGTGAAACCAATCTCTGGAAGATCCGTTTGCAGCTCATGAAGCCGATCACCTGGATTCCCCTAATCTGGGGGGTAGTCTGTGGGGCCGCCTCCTCCGGTGGATTTAGTTGGACCCTGGAAGATATTCTCAAATCCGCCACCTGTATGCTCCTGTCTGGGCCCCTGATGGCCGGTTATACCCAAACCCTCAATGATTACTACGATCGCGAGATTGATGCCATTAACGAACCCTATCGGCCCATTCCCTCCGGGGCGATTCCCCTAGGGCAAGTCCAGGCCCAGATCATTATTTTGGTCGTAGCTGGTCTGGGAGTGGCAGTTCTGTTGGATCTGTGGGCAGGCCATCCCCATTTTCCCGTCACCTTAACGGCCCTATTTGGTGGATTCTTGGCATTTATTTATTCGGCGCCACCCCTGAAACTAAAGAAAAATGGCTGGTTAGGCAACTATGCCCTAGGGGCCAGTTATATTGCATTGCCTTGGTGGGCGGGCCATGCCCTCTTTGGAGAATTGACCCCAACCATTATGGTTTTGACGCTGATCTATAGTTTGGCGGGTTTGGGCATTGCCATTGTTAATGATTTCAAAAGTGTGGAGGGCGATCGCCAATTGGGGCTAGACTCGCTGCCGGTGATGTTTGGGGTGGGAACCGCTGCTTGGATATGTGTCCTGATGATTGATATTTTCCAGGGGGCGATCGCCGCCTATTTAATCAGTATTGAGGCGAATCTCTATGCCGTGATTCTGATTTTGCTGATCATTCCCCAAATTGTTTTTCAGGATATGTACTTTCTCCGCAATCCCCTGGAAAATGACGTGAAGTATCAAGCCAGTGCCCAACCCTTTTTAGTCCTAGGAATGCTGGTTGTGGGTCTGGCCCTGGGGCATCAGTAAGAGTCCTAACGGCTTGGTTTTCAGCGGTGGCAAAGATTTTTAAGCCAGCACCAGAGTGTTGAGGCCATCCGCTGCAAAACCTGGTTAGGCAACTGATAAACGTTTAACTTCTATGTTGCCAACAGCTTGCTCAGCTTGCCATAAATCGTACTGCATTTGCTGATTGAGCCAACTTTCTGGAGATGTATCAAAGGCTTTTCCCAAGCGAATTGCCATTTCGGGGCTAATACCTGCCCTACAATTCAAGATAGCAGATAGAGTTTTTCGACTTACACCCAGTGCCTCAGCAGCGTCTGTAACAGTCAGATTCAAAGGTTCGAGACACAGTTCTTTAAGAACTTCACCTGGATGTGGTGGATTATGCATTTTCATTAGTGGTAGTCCTCAAGATCGACATCACAAGCATCAACACCGTCAAAGGTGAACGTGATCCGCCAGTTTCCAGATACCCTCACCGCCCAGGTTCCTTTACGTTGCCCTGCAAGTTCATGAAGTATCAATCCGGGCAAGTTCATGTCTTGCGGTGAAGTCGCAGCACTGAGACGAGCCAGAATCAGCCGAATTCGTTTGGCATGATTTGCCTGAATGCCTCGGGTGGTTCCCGACTCAAAGAACTGCTCTAGTCCTCGATGCTTGAAACTGACTATCATTCATCAAGCGTAACCCATAACGTTACTAGTTACATTTCAATGATAGACAAATTTAGAAGCGCGCCTAACGTTCCCCTTCAGCGGCGGCTAATAACCTTTGCATCTCTACTGAGATATTCCAACCGTCCGCGGCAAGGGGGTTGTTAGACCGCGCTATTGCCCCCGTCCTGGTTTGCAATCTGCAAAACCCAACGCCTCTGTATCTAGAAAACTTGCGATCGCCATCTCTATCACTGCTTCAATGGGATATTCAATCTCAGCAGCACGCTCAATCAGTGCCGTCCGAATTATCTCAGGCAATCGCCCTAAAATGACTTCAGCATCAGCCGGAGAAAGTTGCTCTTGAAGTTTGGCTTGCATAGCATCACCTTTCAGTGGGAATCTGAGCGTTGTAAGGGGGTTCAGTGGCTCTTAGAATAATAGCTTCTAGCTCCAATAGTAGCGCGGGGTTTCCCCAATGCGAAATGACCTGTACTGCAATCCTTACATCTTCATCGTTGTACTTGTCAAGCCATGCCCACAAAAAGGCTTTATGCCCACCACCAAAGCGACCGCGTAAACTCTTTGTTTTACCGATATAGAGTAATCCATCGGTCTTATGCCGAATTGCATAAATGCCAGGACGCGCAGGAATACTACTAAACTCACGGCTTAATAGTTGACACTGTTCAAAGGATGTGAATGCGATCTCATCCAGAATATTTCGAGCCTGAACTTGCAACTCAGAATCATTCAATGGCATAGGAATCAGAAATCTGGCTGCCCAGAATTATATCCCCCTATGTACTCAAAGCAGGCAAACTGCTGGAGTTCCTACCCGTTGAATTTGGGACGCTGATTGTAGCCAAGCCTAGGATCATTCGATCCGAACAAGAGAATATACTCTATTTCTTTCTTGTTAACTTCTTCATTTCCGTTGCATCGCTTGGTTCGCCGACGGGGGAAGCGCAGGTCGGCTGGCGTAGGTGGCATCAGTGATGATCCAGCAACTGTATAGTTCGTTGATCACCCCTTCCATTAAAGTACTTGTCGATGATCTTGTGGAACACGGAATTGGCATTTGAGACATGCGCAAATAGTGTCGCACAGGATCGGAGCTTTAGGTCATCCGGTTTACCAAATATCTCAGTCGCAGATCTTCCCTCGATGGCCAACGCGGCCTCGCAAATTGTAATCAGGCGTGGCCCCAGAACACCATGTGTGAGATACGCGTAGGCCTCATCTGAACCCGTTATTCCGTATTTCTGGGCCGTCGAGCTGTTACCTAGGCCGCGAAGTTGTGGGAAGACGTACCACATCCAGTGTGATTTTTTATGCCCGTTCTTGACCTCGGACAATGCGATATCGAATGTACCGTCCTGGGCTAGAACGAAGCGACCGAGGTCGAAATGGTCGTCAGTGTAGGTATCTTGCATCACGATTCTTCGGCGAACGGTTCCGCTCACCGGACGTAGACAACCTTTGCAGCTTAACCAACCAAACTCAACCGTTCCGGTGCAGCGGGATTGTTATACGGCGTGTTCTTGCAGCCAATTTATTACCTCATTGGCATTTCTATCAGGTGGAAAGACTGGATAGAAAACTTTCATAATCTTACCTTCTTCAATGATCAGCGTAACTCGCTTGATGAGATGCTTGCCTCCCACTTCAAACGTTGGCAACTTTAGCGTATTGGTAAGGTTCAATTCACGATCACTCAAAAGCTCGAAAGGTAAATGCAGCCGTGCCTTTACTTCTAACTGATAGTCAGTGCTTTGAGTGCTAAGACCGAAAACACTTGCACCCAATTCGTTTAGCTCTTGGTAATGATCTCGAAAGGTGCAGGACTGTGGCGTACATCCTCTGGCTCCGGGTATTGCATCCCATCCATCAGGAAGAGAAATCCCAGGTTGCCCTGTCATGGGATAGCAATAAACCACGATACGACCTGCGATCGCTGATAAATCAACGCATTCACCATGAGTTGAAGGTAACGAGATCGACGGCAAAGCTATCCCCAGCAAATGATCGCAAGCACCATCATCTATTGGAATGGGCAGATCTTGCGGCAACGCTGTCAGCTTATTCATATGGCTTTTTATGTCTGCGACATCCCTAATGCTAACAGATTGATTTGCAATCACTTCCTCAACCTGCAATCGAAGCCGTATAACGTTCGGGTTGAGCCGCTGCCAGCAACCTTTGCACAGCACCGACCAACTGTGTCAGTCCGCTCCAAGCGAATTGTTATGCCGCCTTATACAGCGACTTCTCCATTACGTAATTGATGAATATTTCGCCCCGACAAGTTACCTTCTGCTCGTTAACGATTGAAAACCCCATACGTTGAAAAAATGGTTTTGCCGTGATGCTAGCTTCAGTGATTAGATGGCTCACCCCCAAGCCTAACGCCTTTGCTTCAATCGCTTGATAAATTTGACTACCCACTCCACAACGTTGATAGTTTTTGCGGCAGTAAAAGCAGTCGATATGACCATTAGACTCTAGCTCTCCGAATCCAGCAATCACAC
Coding sequences within it:
- the glpX gene encoding class II fructose-bisphosphatase translates to MDNVIGLEIIEVVEQAAIASARWMGKGDKNMADQVAVDAMRKRMNEVHMRGKIVIGEGERDEAPMLYIGEDVGICTQENAKDFCNPDELIEIDIAVDPCEGTNLCAYGQPGSMAVLAISEKGGLFAAPDFYMKKLAAPPAAKGKVDIRKSATENLKILSECLERAIDELVIVVMKRDRHTGLIQEIRDAGARVQLISDGDVSAALSCAFSGTNIHALMGIGAAPEGVISAAAMRALGGHFQGQLVYDPAIVVTKEWANKTKEGNLEQLKAAGISDPDRVYDAHELASGNTVLFAACGITPGVLMKGVRFFNGGARTESLVISTQSKTARFVDTIHMFEKQPRSLQLV
- a CDS encoding MFS transporter — protein: MHNPNFLKLWGGQIISQLGDKIFLVLLITLVTNYHAPTILAGSLASAIMVANTLPAVFFGSTAGIFVDRYPKREILSITNILRGLLVFTIIIMPKYFVLLLLIAFLESVLTQFFAPAEQAAIPLLVKEENLLSANALFITTMMGSLVVGFAVGEPLLSWVSSWGGGNAREFLVGGLYVAAGLLLSLIRHRETIHKSDKKLDVWGDLKDGFHYLRHHPRLGNAMVQLTILYCVFAALTVLAVGLAQDIGLRANQFGFLLAGAGVGLIFGAGILGQWGDRFRGRPLPLCGFLGMSVVLFIFAFVHHLWLGLSLSVVLGVAASLIGVPMQTLIQIETPAEMRGKVFGFQNNIVNIALSLPLALAGILSDLVGLRIVLMSMGLIVAIAGIWSWRNTRKVLIDIL
- a CDS encoding AbrB/MazE/SpoVT family DNA-binding domain-containing protein — protein: MATSPIEVQVGASGRLVIPAPLRHELDLKSGDRLIGRIEDGRLIFEKRETIIQRLKGQFADLRGQEVIDDLIAQRRLEAEPEVLSVLVKFT
- a CDS encoding Uma2 family endonuclease; translated protein: MITAKEDFSTLTPEEYFIWEEKQLEKHELINGQAYAMGGGSVNHGRIAIRITTLFSNHLENSPCETGNSDLRINIVGTNNYTYPDASVTCDDRDKITTQYITYPCLIVEVLSPSTEAYDRGGKFRLYRNNPVLQDYLLVSSTSIEMDLYHKNESGDWIIINYQAGDTIELKSINLSFPIEQAYRGLDLTLDTST
- a CDS encoding Uma2 family endonuclease, whose protein sequence is MMTAPTSSMPMPQKLRLTVKDYHRLVDLGFLSEDDHIELIRGELMQMAAKGTAHETCITRLLRALPPILGDRATLRCQAPITLGFDGEPEPDFAIVQNQDDDYESAHPTPAATLLVIEVADSSLEYDRTVKLSLYAEAMIPHYWLFNVSDRILEVYSEPAPITLAQFGYLNRRIIPTTGCVEFPLCPEQVFDLALVFPNV
- a CDS encoding NAD(P)H-quinone oxidoreductase subunit 4 encodes the protein MDTQFPWLTLITLLPLGAALFIPLLPDQDGRTVRWYALGIGLLDFVLAAAVFAQHYDMQTAQVQLAESYAWIPQIGLNWSLAVDGLSMPLILLTGLINTVAIFAAWQVKHKSRLFYFLMLALYSAQIGVFAAQDLLLFFLVWEIELVPVYLLISIWGGPKRQYAATKFIIYTAVGSLFILLAGLAMAFYGGNFTLDMTALGLKDYPLTLELLAYAGFLLAFGVKLPIFPLHTWLPDAHGEASAPVSMVLAGVLLKMGGYGLIRFNTQMLPDAHIYFAPVIIALGVVNIVYGALTAFGQDNLKRRLAHSSISHMGFVLLGIGSLNSVGLNGAMLQMLSHGLIAAVLFFLAGVTYDRTHTLAMEKMGGMAQVMPKTFALFTAGSMASLALPGMSGFVSELTVFIGLTSSDAFTSSFKMGVIFLGAVGLLLTPVYLLSMLRRVFTGNQQGDMFDKYMADANPREVFIAVSLLLPILAVGLYPKLATQTYDVTTTALAAQVHQALPAIAQEQVPLYAQLTHSAPEIPLSATAIARF
- a CDS encoding ATP-binding protein — encoded protein: MGSHHSLELISDLAQVDQLLEWFNSLCPATVPSSDWLGLQLALVEAFTNAVRHAHRDRPQETPIHIELWVSDQEVELHLWDWGQPFDLESRIRALPHKIAPDSEGGRGLKLLANIADELHYERMTDGRNRLTLRKNL
- the chlG gene encoding chlorophyll synthase ChlG, which gives rise to MSELNDIQPTPEEASKNGTGAARQLLGMKGAKAGETNLWKIRLQLMKPITWIPLIWGVVCGAASSGGFSWTLEDILKSATCMLLSGPLMAGYTQTLNDYYDREIDAINEPYRPIPSGAIPLGQVQAQIIILVVAGLGVAVLLDLWAGHPHFPVTLTALFGGFLAFIYSAPPLKLKKNGWLGNYALGASYIALPWWAGHALFGELTPTIMVLTLIYSLAGLGIAIVNDFKSVEGDRQLGLDSLPVMFGVGTAAWICVLMIDIFQGAIAAYLISIEANLYAVILILLIIPQIVFQDMYFLRNPLENDVKYQASAQPFLVLGMLVVGLALGHQ
- a CDS encoding HigA family addiction module antitoxin codes for the protein MKMHNPPHPGEVLKELCLEPLNLTVTDAAEALGVSRKTLSAILNCRAGISPEMAIRLGKAFDTSPESWLNQQMQYDLWQAEQAVGNIEVKRLSVA
- a CDS encoding type II toxin-antitoxin system RelE/ParE family toxin → MIVSFKHRGLEQFFESGTTRGIQANHAKRIRLILARLSAATSPQDMNLPGLILHELAGQRKGTWAVRVSGNWRITFTFDGVDACDVDLEDYH
- a CDS encoding GIY-YIG nuclease family protein, giving the protein MPLNDSELQVQARNILDEIAFTSFEQCQLLSREFSSIPARPGIYAIRHKTDGLLYIGKTKSLRGRFGGGHKAFLWAWLDKYNDEDVRIAVQVISHWGNPALLLELEAIILRATEPPYNAQIPTER
- a CDS encoding DUF1810 domain-containing protein, with the translated sequence MQDTYTDDHFDLGRFVLAQDGTFDIALSEVKNGHKKSHWMWYVFPQLRGLGNSSTAQKYGITGSDEAYAYLTHGVLGPRLITICEAALAIEGRSATEIFGKPDDLKLRSCATLFAHVSNANSVFHKIIDKYFNGRGDQRTIQLLDHH
- a CDS encoding peroxiredoxin translates to MNKLTALPQDLPIPIDDGACDHLLGIALPSISLPSTHGECVDLSAIAGRIVVYCYPMTGQPGISLPDGWDAIPGARGCTPQSCTFRDHYQELNELGASVFGLSTQSTDYQLEVKARLHLPFELLSDRELNLTNTLKLPTFEVGGKHLIKRVTLIIEEGKIMKVFYPVFPPDRNANEVINWLQEHAV
- a CDS encoding GNAT family N-acetyltransferase, which gives rise to MKIRLFEKQDAEKVAQLFHETVREINIRDYSSNQVEAWAPNNIYFRDWEKICSNRFTYVADDEGVIAGFGELESNGHIDCFYCRKNYQRCGVGSQIYQAIEAKALGLGVSHLITEASITAKPFFQRMGFSIVNEQKVTCRGEIFINYVMEKSLYKAA